The Coffea arabica cultivar ET-39 chromosome 9e, Coffea Arabica ET-39 HiFi, whole genome shotgun sequence genome has a window encoding:
- the LOC113710386 gene encoding membralin-like protein At1g60995: MDPEQTFIRVQERFSEMLTPKIRDFLEYLYLFIAVTLFCILVVMHANYVQQPGCSSELPKVNVSEAQLIQIKITSDGLWTWNESEYNEINGLEGRYADGKSEVESANGDEPTILSAKLGLDWLTSGAIRDKSPLKLWRTYGEFLESQAEGSTVGEGLEQSADDGVHKINKDASHSRFYMSPKESLKAAIVHLGRKWHGRVSFLWRIVKRILGGLWDISGINLNLDIPKWLKILHLDRLNAYAVHWLGKRSNVFEPTYLYTMEKGYFLLPEEARIRHNIRTINVSISAWHPCFGNRWQQLLINRLVGYDTILMNSLLNSPGQGYIYNYQTNEFYNLTYAHKQPESSARFGDYLVTKCGVLMMSLFVFFTTTMSVSFTLRETQTRMLKFTVQLQHHARHRLPTFQLIFVHVIESLVFVPIMIGILFFLFEFYDDQLLAFMVLILVWLCELFTLISVRTPISMKFFPRFFLLYFLVFHIYFFSYTYGFSYLALSTTAAFMQHLILYFWNRFEVPALQRFVQNRRSHFQQHPDFHITSSTILASTLHITRLNTRNSGAINSELASGPGLRAGVGPAVPVNGPAEFSEFQERPDNGNPDRLGNPLQLDGQQDLRQSEAGGNPGSMNSFSSLLLWILGGASSEGLNSFLSIFRDLRDQGQVFTGSPQQENHVAQNPE; this comes from the exons atgGATCCAGAGCAGACATTTATCAGGGTTCAAGAACGCTTTTCTGAAATGCTGACTCCCAAAATTAGAGACTTTCTTGAGTACTTGTACCTCTTCATCGCAGTCACTCTCTTCTGTATTCTCGTTGTCATGCACGCCAATTATGTTCAGCAG CCTGGTTGCTCAAGCGAACTTCCAAAAGTGAACGTGTCAGAAGCTCAGCTTATTCAGATCAAG ATCACTAGTGATGGCTTATGGACGTGGAATGAGTCTGAATACAATGAAATCAATGGTCTTGAGGGCCGATATGCTGATGGAAAATCAGAAGTTGAAAGTGCGAATGGAGACGAGCCTACTATTTTATCTGCAAAGTTAGGGTTGGACTGGCTTACTTCTGGTGCTATTAGGGACAAATCTCCATTGAAGTTATGGAGGActtatggtgaatttttggaatcTCAAGCAGAAGGCTCTACAGTGGGTGAAGGTTTGGAACAATCTGCAGATGATGGTGTCCACAAAATCAACAAAGATGCATCACATAGTAGGTTTTACATGTCACCAAAAGAATCACTTAAAGCAGCAATTGTTCACCTGGGCAGAAAATGGCATGGGCGGGTATCTTTCCTCTGGAGAATTGTAAAACGAATTCTTGGAGGTTTATGG GACATATCTGGAATAAACTTGAATCTTGATATCCCGAAGTGGCTAAAAATCCTTCATTTAGACAGGCTGAATGCGTATGCAG tgcatTGGCTTGGAAAAAGAAGCAATGTATTCGAACCAACTTATTTATACACGATGGAGAAG GGGTACTTTTTGCTGCCTGAAGAAGCCAGAATAAGGCACAACATACGCACCATAAATGTTAGCATCTCAGCATGGCATCCCTGCTTTGGAAACAG GTGGCAGCAACTTTTGATTAACAGACTGGTAGGATATGATACTATTCTAATGAATAGTCTATTGAACTCTCCTGGTCAAG GATATATTTACAATTACCAAACAAATGAGTTCTATAATCTTACTTATGCTCACAAGCAACCAGAAAGTTCTGCAAGATTTGGAG ATTATCTTGTTACCAAATGTGGTGTGCTGATGATGtcactttttgttttcttcacaACTACAATGTCAGTTTCCTTTACATTGAGAGAGACACAAACCCGCATGCTGAAGTTCACAG TGCAACTCCAGCATCATGCTCGACATAGGCTTCCAACATTCCAATTGATATTTGTCCACGTGATTGAATCCCTTGTTTTTGTACCA ATAATGATTGGCATCCTATTCTTCCTGTTTGAATTTTACGATGATCAACTATTGGCTTTTATGGTTTTGATTCTTGTTTGGCTCTGTGAACTTTTCACCTTGATCAG tGTCCGCACACCAATATCAATGAAATTCTTTCCTCGCTTCTTTCTACTCTATTTTCTGGTGTTTCACATATACTTCTTCTCATATACCTATG GTTTTTCATATCTAGCGCTTTCAACAACAGCAGCTTTTATGCAACACCTTATCCTCTACTTCTGGAATCGTTTTGAG GTTCCAGCCCTGCAAAGGTTTGTACAAAACCGGAGGTCACACTTTCAGCAGCATCCAGACTTTCACATTACGTCCTCCACAATTCTTGCTTCAACACTTCATATCACAAGATTAAACACAAGGAACTCAGGAGCAATTAATTCGGAGTTGGCTTCTGGGCCCGGGCTTCGAGCTGGTGTGGGCCCAGCAGTGCCTGTAAATGGTCCAGCTGAATTTTCTGAATTTCAAGAACGTCCAGATAATGGAAACCCAGACAGGTTGGGCAATCCTCTCCAGCTAGATGGGCAGCAGGATCTTCGCCAATCAGAAGCCGGTGGTAACCCTGGGTCAATGAATTCCTTCAGTTCTTTGTTGTTATGGATTCTAGGAGGGGCTTCTTCTGAAGGCCTTAATTCTTTCCTGTCTATATTTCGAGATTTAAGAGATCAGGGCCAAGTTTTCACTGGATCTCCCCAGCAGGAAAACCATGTAGCACAGAATCCGGAATAA
- the LOC113710184 gene encoding putative germin-like protein 2-1, which produces MAWYFPVLCISFVLISVALASDPSPLQDFCVSIPNSPVIVNGFACKDPKLVQANDFFFSGLHLAGNISNAVGSRATPVSVAQIPGLNTLGISLARLDYASWGLNPPHTHPRATEILTVLEGTLLVGFVTSNPENRLLTKVLQKGDVFVFPAGLIHFQHNVGYKNAVAIAALSSQNPGVITIGNAVFGSKPAIGSDILAKAFQVDGNIINQIQSRF; this is translated from the exons ATGGCTTGGTATTTTCCTGTTCTTTGCATATCGTTTGTACTCATTTCGGTTGCTTTAGCATCAGATCCCAGCCCTCTGCAGGACTTCTGTGTTTCAATCCCGAATAGCCCAG TTATAGTGAACGGCTTTGCTTGCAAGGATCCAAAACTTGTGCAAGCAAATGATTTTTTCTTTAGTGGCCTTCACCTAGCTGGCAACATATCAAATGCAGTTGGATCAAGAGCAACTCCTGTAAGTGTTGCCCAAATTCCAGGGCTCAACACTTTAGGAATATCTTTGGCACGATTGGATTATGCATCTTGGGGTCTTAACCCTCCACATACTCATCCTCGAGCTACTGAAATTTTAACTGTCCTAGAGGGTACTCTTCTAGTAGGTTTTGTCACCTCGAACCCTGAAAATCGTCTCTTAACCAAAGTTTTGCAAAAGGGAGATGTGTTCGTGTTCCCAGCAGGTCTCATACATTTCCAGCACAATGTCGGGTATAAGAATGCTGTTGCCATTGCTGCCCTTAGCAGCCAGAATCCTGGAGTCATCACCATTGGAAATGCAGTTTTTGGTTCGAAACCAGCTATTGGTAGTGATATTCTTGCAAAGGCCTTCCAAGTTGACGGAAACATAATCAATCAGATACAATCCCGATTCTAG